One window from the genome of Pelodictyon luteolum DSM 273 encodes:
- a CDS encoding class I SAM-dependent methyltransferase: MPIDPVPFLTVPDRFTPEKGDCWPLALDPETGIISLLDPPGPLEMAAHYRHNAYSPHLQKAESIPDRLYLAASALLLHRRARLVAKGITDPGKARVLEIGCARGTLLEHLALHHGFSRSNMIGIEPDPASASFARERFKLTLYPSLSDLPPLSGPFQRIVLWHALEHLPELDAALEQLSRLLAPEGRLLIALPNPSGLDAAHYGPDWVAWDAPRHLWHFPSGTLERLAETYGLRRMTFKAWAPDALFNAYMSEELRCRRGKQGMHAGRKALALLKGGLFALRGMLKTEDGAGIVREFRRGKEAPGVQFSPAGDGVRPSERSSATSADRQS; this comes from the coding sequence GTGCCGATTGATCCTGTCCCGTTCCTCACCGTCCCCGACCGGTTTACCCCGGAAAAGGGCGACTGCTGGCCGCTCGCCCTTGACCCCGAAACCGGCATCATCAGCCTTCTGGATCCACCGGGTCCGCTTGAGATGGCCGCCCACTACCGCCACAACGCCTACTCACCCCATCTGCAAAAGGCCGAGAGCATTCCTGACAGACTGTACCTTGCGGCATCAGCCCTGCTCCTCCACCGAAGGGCCCGGCTCGTGGCAAAAGGCATAACCGATCCTGGAAAAGCCCGTGTGCTTGAAATCGGCTGCGCCCGCGGCACCCTGCTGGAACACCTGGCCCTCCATCACGGGTTCAGCCGCAGCAATATGATCGGCATCGAGCCGGACCCCGCCTCGGCATCGTTCGCCCGTGAGCGCTTCAAACTCACCCTCTACCCTTCACTCAGCGACCTTCCTCCGCTTTCCGGGCCGTTCCAGCGGATCGTGCTCTGGCATGCGCTCGAACATCTCCCTGAGCTTGATGCCGCCCTCGAACAGCTCTCCCGGCTCCTCGCCCCCGAAGGCCGTCTCCTTATCGCCCTCCCCAACCCATCCGGACTTGACGCAGCCCATTACGGTCCAGACTGGGTGGCGTGGGATGCCCCGCGCCACCTGTGGCATTTCCCGTCGGGGACGCTGGAACGGCTGGCAGAAACATACGGACTGAGGCGGATGACATTCAAGGCGTGGGCGCCCGATGCCCTCTTCAATGCCTACATGAGCGAGGAACTGCGGTGCAGGAGAGGAAAACAAGGAATGCATGCGGGAAGAAAAGCGCTGGCGCTTCTGAAGGGTGGACTCTTCGCCCTTCGGGGCATGCTGAAAACGGAGGACGGGGCGGGCATCGTCCGGGAGTTCCGGAGAGGAAAAGAAGCTCCCGGCGTTCAGTTCTCTCCGGCAGGAGATGGCGTGCGGCCGAGCGAACGATCAAGCGCAACATCTGCCGACAGGCAGTCGTAG
- a CDS encoding HIT family protein, giving the protein MQRMYSPWRETYMQSFKDEKTPTDPSRSVFADIPPEEDEERFVLHRAEHCFIIMNLYPYNCGHLMVIPYLQTAEFSGLDAATKLEVMELTDLAIKALERTLRPQGINFGANLGRVAGGSVDTHIHFHIVPRWEGDTNFMPVLADAKVLSNDMHALYRNLKQAIGDLLEESAD; this is encoded by the coding sequence ATGCAGAGAATGTACTCCCCGTGGCGCGAAACCTACATGCAGTCCTTCAAGGACGAAAAAACACCGACGGACCCCTCGCGCTCGGTGTTCGCCGACATTCCCCCGGAAGAGGACGAGGAGCGCTTCGTGCTTCACCGCGCAGAGCACTGCTTCATCATCATGAACCTCTACCCCTACAACTGCGGGCACCTCATGGTGATCCCCTACCTGCAGACCGCAGAGTTCTCGGGGCTTGACGCGGCAACGAAACTCGAGGTCATGGAACTCACCGACCTCGCCATCAAGGCTTTAGAGCGCACCCTCCGTCCCCAGGGCATCAACTTCGGCGCCAACCTCGGCCGCGTGGCCGGCGGCAGCGTCGACACCCATATCCACTTCCACATCGTTCCCCGCTGGGAGGGCGACACCAACTTCATGCCGGTACTGGCAGACGCCAAGGTGCTGAGCAACGACATGCATGCCCTCTACCGGAACCTGAAACAGGCAATCGGGGACCTGCTCGAAGAATCCGCCGACTAG
- a CDS encoding ATP-binding protein: MYERTLQKAVHRVSESFPVLLLTGPRQVGKTTLLELCAGDHASAGRRYVTLDDLDARSLACEDPALFLQRWPPPLIIDEIQYAPQLFSAIKVIVDREKRNGMFWMTGSQKFHLMRGITESLAGRVAVLDLLGLSRAELAGRSAASLPFVPTADWIARSREAGTVPLMDLYREIWIGSFPRVHEHGPDVRDLFYRSYIQTYIQRDVQDLLRISDQMAFHRFLVSVAARTGQLLNYAALSRDTGIDNKTARAWLSVLEASGLVYLLQPYHTNLTKRLVRAPKLYFLDTGLASYLTRWPDPASLEAGNMSGAILETWVVAEVIKSYWHQGLECGIYFYRDDDQNEIDLLIESGDTFFPVEIKKTASPRKTVRTQFGVLDRLGRPVGPGAVLCMVERDVPLTSTVTAIPVGYL; encoded by the coding sequence ATGTACGAAAGGACATTACAGAAAGCGGTTCACCGGGTCAGCGAGAGTTTCCCTGTGCTTCTGCTGACCGGGCCCCGGCAGGTCGGCAAGACAACCCTGCTTGAGTTGTGCGCAGGGGACCATGCCTCCGCAGGGCGCCGGTATGTCACGCTCGATGATCTGGACGCCCGCAGCCTTGCCTGCGAGGATCCGGCGCTTTTCCTCCAGAGATGGCCGCCTCCGCTGATCATCGACGAGATTCAGTACGCTCCCCAGCTTTTCAGTGCCATCAAGGTTATCGTCGATCGGGAGAAGCGCAACGGGATGTTCTGGATGACGGGCTCTCAGAAGTTCCACTTGATGCGCGGCATTACCGAAAGCCTTGCCGGGCGGGTGGCCGTCCTGGATCTTCTTGGTCTTTCCCGGGCCGAACTCGCCGGACGTTCGGCAGCGTCGCTACCGTTCGTTCCGACTGCCGACTGGATAGCCCGCTCGCGTGAAGCCGGGACGGTGCCGCTGATGGATCTGTACCGGGAGATCTGGATCGGTTCGTTTCCTCGTGTGCACGAGCATGGCCCCGATGTGCGGGACCTGTTCTATCGATCGTACATCCAGACCTATATCCAGCGCGATGTACAGGATCTGCTGCGCATTTCGGACCAGATGGCCTTCCATCGGTTCCTGGTGTCCGTTGCCGCCCGTACGGGCCAGCTCCTGAACTATGCGGCACTTTCGCGGGATACGGGCATCGACAACAAGACGGCCAGGGCCTGGCTGTCTGTGCTGGAGGCGTCGGGGCTGGTATACCTTTTGCAGCCTTATCATACCAATCTGACGAAACGGCTCGTAAGGGCCCCGAAGCTGTATTTCCTTGATACGGGGCTTGCCTCCTACCTGACCCGCTGGCCCGACCCGGCCTCCCTTGAGGCCGGAAACATGTCGGGAGCGATACTGGAAACCTGGGTCGTCGCCGAGGTCATCAAGAGCTATTGGCACCAGGGCCTGGAATGCGGCATCTATTTCTATCGTGACGATGACCAGAACGAAATCGATTTGCTCATCGAGTCGGGCGACACCTTCTTCCCTGTTGAAATCAAAAAGACCGCATCGCCGAGGAAGACGGTCCGTACACAGTTTGGCGTACTGGACAGGCTCGGCCGCCCTGTCGGCCCGGGGGCGGTTCTGTGCATGGTTGAACGGGATGTTCCTCTCACCTCGACCGTTACGGCCATCCCCGTCGGGTATTTGTGA
- a CDS encoding ferrochelatase: MVDGTVRRKRYAVVVVTYGEVEKLTLRNLWPSSRRILKVITSQIVKVPRFLVYLIADYRSIKHFINWRLSGYRSSLQAINRRQTAQLRQSLSTQAPELPEDVDIDVLDAYYFVPPYLEDMLAGLKREYDGIVVVPMIPVESAFSCGVACRMVEDAYGDTRYGKVRLMNRFWSDDALHRIYVDHLFSKLEGSSFMESRKKLGLVLVIHGTLVRDRAGNPPKVFTGLDETGRFFEMMKRRIMEDPRNVFTDIRQGCMNHTAGGEWTSETVEKALEEFRREGCRGVVMFPYGFFADNSETEYQARELLESAGFPLSRYVPCINDSPAFAGWLAGKVLRELNQLSSIQKAYESLEPKP, encoded by the coding sequence GTGGTGGACGGGACTGTGAGGAGGAAGCGCTACGCGGTCGTCGTGGTCACATACGGGGAGGTGGAGAAGCTTACCCTCCGCAACCTCTGGCCGAGCTCCCGACGCATCCTCAAGGTGATCACAAGCCAGATCGTCAAGGTTCCCCGTTTTCTGGTCTACCTTATTGCAGACTACCGCTCAATCAAGCACTTCATCAACTGGCGTCTCAGCGGTTACCGTTCGTCCCTTCAGGCCATAAACCGCAGGCAGACTGCCCAGCTCCGCCAGAGTCTCAGCACACAGGCGCCGGAGCTGCCGGAAGATGTGGATATAGACGTGCTCGATGCATACTATTTCGTGCCGCCCTACCTTGAAGATATGCTCGCCGGACTGAAGCGGGAGTATGATGGAATCGTGGTGGTGCCGATGATCCCCGTCGAGTCGGCGTTTTCCTGCGGTGTTGCATGCCGGATGGTCGAGGATGCCTACGGCGACACCCGCTACGGAAAGGTCCGGCTCATGAACCGGTTCTGGTCGGATGACGCCCTGCACCGGATCTATGTGGACCACCTTTTCAGCAAGCTGGAGGGAAGCTCGTTCATGGAGTCCCGAAAGAAGCTCGGTCTTGTGCTCGTGATTCACGGAACCCTTGTCCGCGACCGCGCGGGCAACCCCCCGAAGGTGTTTACCGGCCTCGATGAAACCGGCCGTTTCTTCGAAATGATGAAGCGCCGCATCATGGAGGACCCCCGGAACGTCTTCACGGACATCCGCCAGGGCTGCATGAACCACACGGCAGGAGGGGAGTGGACCTCCGAGACCGTCGAAAAGGCGCTGGAAGAGTTCCGGCGGGAGGGGTGCCGGGGCGTGGTGATGTTCCCGTACGGCTTTTTTGCCGACAACAGTGAAACCGAGTATCAGGCCCGTGAACTTCTGGAGTCAGCCGGCTTCCCACTGTCGCGTTATGTGCCCTGCATCAACGACTCGCCCGCATTTGCCGGGTGGTTGGCCGGAAAGGTGCTCCGTGAACTCAACCAGCTCAGCAGTATCCAGAAGGCCTATGAAAGCCTTGAACCGAAACCCTGA
- a CDS encoding tetratricopeptide repeat protein yields MSDSALNPSGPALYAEALRCMEQQENERARVLLDQLLLEDYRDPKVRYASAMAHIALAAYRKAGCELLRSIVLDRSFVPAWRHLGFVQLTLGKEEEALKTLRHALELDPAYAETWCVLGDVHLDLGEYDEARVAFDHALELEPDNPEPHRKLAMFHVSRGDMKSLRAEYELLKTLDADMAAQIGSLFFDEQ; encoded by the coding sequence ATGTCCGATTCTGCCTTGAACCCTTCCGGCCCGGCCCTGTACGCCGAGGCACTCCGGTGCATGGAGCAGCAGGAGAACGAGCGTGCCCGGGTCCTGCTCGACCAGCTGCTGCTTGAAGATTATCGCGATCCGAAGGTCCGCTACGCCAGTGCCATGGCTCATATCGCTCTTGCGGCATACCGCAAAGCGGGCTGCGAACTGCTCCGCTCGATCGTGCTCGACCGGAGCTTCGTTCCGGCATGGCGCCACCTCGGGTTCGTGCAGCTGACGCTCGGCAAGGAGGAGGAGGCCCTGAAGACGCTCCGCCACGCACTCGAACTTGATCCTGCCTACGCTGAAACCTGGTGCGTGCTCGGTGATGTGCATCTCGACCTCGGGGAGTATGACGAGGCCCGAGTGGCATTTGACCATGCGCTTGAGCTTGAGCCCGACAACCCCGAGCCGCACCGCAAGCTCGCCATGTTCCATGTGTCGCGCGGCGACATGAAATCGCTCCGGGCGGAATACGAACTGCTGAAGACGCTGGATGCCGACATGGCTGCCCAGATCGGAAGCCTATTCTTCGATGAACAATGA
- a CDS encoding NADH-quinone oxidoreductase subunit A — MDQTLSDFGNVFVFLLLGVVFVAGGYLTARMLRPSRPNPVKNSTYECGEEAVGSSWVKFNIRFYVVALIFIIFDVEVVFLFPWATVFRQLGSFALIEALVFAGILILGLVYAWVKGDLDWVRPTPSVPKMPEMPSPRQSAGRD; from the coding sequence ATGGACCAGACACTGAGTGATTTTGGCAATGTTTTCGTCTTTCTTCTCCTCGGTGTCGTTTTCGTCGCCGGAGGATACCTCACCGCCCGTATGCTGCGCCCCAGCCGCCCCAACCCCGTCAAAAACTCGACCTACGAGTGCGGCGAAGAAGCTGTCGGCTCCTCATGGGTCAAGTTCAATATCCGTTTTTACGTCGTCGCCCTCATCTTCATCATTTTCGATGTGGAGGTCGTCTTCCTGTTCCCCTGGGCCACCGTGTTCCGCCAGCTCGGCAGTTTTGCGCTCATCGAGGCGCTCGTGTTCGCCGGCATCCTGATTCTCGGCCTTGTGTATGCATGGGTGAAAGGGGATCTCGACTGGGTACGGCCGACCCCTTCCGTTCCGAAGATGCCGGAGATGCCTTCCCCGAGACAGTCCGCCGGGCGCGATTGA
- a CDS encoding NADH-quinone oxidoreductase subunit B: MGLLDAGFSRDNVLVAPVDAVLNWARLSSLWPMGFGLACCAIEMMATNASNYDLERFGIFPRSSPRQSDLMIVAGTVSMKMAERVVRLYEQMPEPRYVLSMGSCSNCGGPYWEHGYHVLKGVDRVIPVDVYVPGCPPRPEALIGGLMKVQELIRMEQIGMSRQEALKKLAETGVEPRPFIERERSSAGA; the protein is encoded by the coding sequence ATGGGTTTACTTGATGCAGGTTTTTCCAGGGACAATGTGCTGGTGGCACCCGTTGACGCCGTACTCAACTGGGCCCGCCTCTCGTCGCTCTGGCCGATGGGCTTCGGTCTTGCCTGCTGCGCCATCGAGATGATGGCCACCAACGCCTCCAACTACGACCTTGAGCGCTTCGGGATATTCCCCCGCTCCTCCCCACGTCAGTCCGACCTCATGATCGTCGCCGGCACGGTCTCCATGAAAATGGCCGAGCGGGTCGTACGACTCTACGAACAGATGCCCGAGCCGCGCTACGTGCTTTCCATGGGAAGCTGCTCCAACTGCGGCGGCCCTTACTGGGAGCACGGCTACCATGTCCTCAAGGGCGTCGACAGGGTCATTCCTGTCGATGTCTATGTCCCCGGCTGCCCTCCGCGCCCCGAGGCGCTCATCGGCGGCCTCATGAAGGTGCAGGAACTCATCCGCATGGAACAGATCGGCATGTCGCGACAGGAAGCCCTGAAGAAACTTGCCGAAACCGGCGTCGAACCCCGCCCGTTCATCGAGCGGGAGCGGAGTTCGGCAGGCGCGTAA
- a CDS encoding NADH-quinone oxidoreductase subunit C: MEEGTIDSKQVQQSEAAYSVIHEKFGEAISAFDRNPTMPFFEVQDTALWTDIALFMRDHPKLKFNYMACLSGVDYPLEEKLGIVCNFESIGVYPHRIAVKVKCPREGGSIPSVACVWHTANWHEREAYDMLGILFTGHPDMRRILCPDDWEGWPLRKDYRVQESYHGIKVPY, from the coding sequence ATGGAAGAAGGAACGATAGACTCGAAGCAGGTGCAGCAGAGCGAAGCGGCATACAGCGTCATTCATGAGAAGTTCGGCGAGGCCATTTCGGCATTCGACAGGAACCCCACCATGCCCTTTTTCGAGGTGCAGGATACGGCCCTCTGGACCGATATCGCCCTCTTTATGAGGGATCACCCGAAGCTCAAGTTCAACTACATGGCGTGCCTGTCGGGCGTCGACTACCCTCTGGAGGAAAAGCTCGGCATCGTCTGCAACTTTGAGTCGATCGGCGTCTATCCGCACCGCATCGCCGTAAAGGTCAAATGCCCGCGAGAGGGCGGCTCGATACCGAGCGTGGCCTGTGTGTGGCATACCGCCAACTGGCATGAGCGGGAGGCATACGATATGCTGGGCATTCTCTTCACAGGCCATCCCGACATGCGCAGGATCCTCTGCCCTGATGACTGGGAAGGGTGGCCGCTGCGCAAGGATTACCGGGTCCAGGAGAGCTACCACGGCATCAAGGTGCCCTACTAG
- a CDS encoding NADH-quinone oxidoreductase subunit D, which yields MQELEMAGQGSVRLTRKSDNVVIIEKDLATEEMVLSMGPQHPSTHGVLRLECRTDGEVVTEAEPYLGYLHRCFEKYCENVDYPAIVPYTDRMDYLAGMNSEMAYAIAVEKLLDIEIPRRVEFIRVIVSELNRIASHLVAIGTYAIDLGAFTPFLFCFRDREHILNMLEWASGARMLYNYIWIGGLAYDVPADFQKRVGEFVDYFRPKALELSRLLTENEIFVKRTKGIGIMPADVAINYGWSGPMLRGSGVQWDLRRNDPYSIYPELDFAVPVPDGKFSDVGDCLSRHLVRALEIEESLKIIEQCIEKMPSAEGFDPRAAVPKRIRPKAGEVYARAENPRGELGFYILSDGKSTSPVRCKARSSCFVNLSAMKDLSKGQLIPDLVAIIGSIDIVLGEVDR from the coding sequence ATGCAGGAATTGGAAATGGCCGGACAGGGTTCGGTGAGACTGACCCGGAAAAGCGACAACGTGGTCATCATCGAAAAGGACCTTGCCACCGAGGAGATGGTCCTCAGCATGGGCCCCCAGCACCCGTCCACCCATGGGGTGCTCCGCCTCGAGTGCCGGACCGACGGAGAGGTTGTGACGGAGGCTGAACCCTACCTCGGCTACCTTCACCGCTGTTTCGAGAAGTACTGCGAGAATGTCGATTACCCGGCCATCGTCCCCTATACCGACCGTATGGACTACCTTGCCGGCATGAACAGCGAAATGGCCTATGCCATCGCCGTCGAGAAGCTGCTGGACATTGAAATCCCCCGCCGCGTCGAGTTCATCAGGGTGATTGTCAGCGAACTGAACCGCATCGCCTCGCACCTCGTCGCCATCGGCACCTACGCCATCGATCTCGGCGCCTTCACGCCGTTTCTCTTCTGCTTCCGTGACCGCGAACACATCCTCAACATGCTTGAGTGGGCGTCGGGCGCAAGGATGCTCTACAATTATATATGGATCGGAGGCCTGGCCTACGATGTCCCGGCAGATTTCCAGAAGCGGGTAGGGGAGTTCGTCGACTACTTCCGCCCGAAAGCGCTTGAGCTCTCCCGTCTTCTCACCGAAAACGAGATCTTCGTCAAGCGCACGAAAGGCATCGGCATCATGCCGGCCGACGTGGCCATCAACTACGGATGGTCGGGTCCCATGCTGCGCGGTTCGGGTGTGCAGTGGGATCTTCGCCGCAATGACCCGTATTCGATCTATCCTGAACTCGACTTTGCCGTTCCTGTTCCCGACGGCAAGTTTTCCGATGTCGGCGACTGCCTTTCCCGTCACCTTGTGCGCGCACTTGAAATAGAGGAGAGCCTCAAGATCATCGAGCAGTGCATCGAGAAAATGCCTTCAGCCGAAGGGTTCGACCCGAGAGCCGCTGTGCCGAAGCGCATCCGCCCGAAAGCAGGTGAGGTGTATGCACGCGCCGAAAATCCCCGCGGCGAGCTTGGCTTCTACATCCTTTCCGACGGAAAGTCGACGAGTCCTGTTCGCTGCAAGGCCCGTTCATCCTGCTTCGTCAACCTTTCTGCCATGAAGGACCTCTCGAAAGGACAGCTGATACCCGATCTCGTCGCCATCATCGGCAGCATCGACATCGTACTCGGGGAGGTTGACCGATGA
- the nuoH gene encoding NADH-quinone oxidoreductase subunit NuoH: MSFNALPQSSMPLLMGNSLNAWSDALTGFAPMGLPLGLLVIAAIPLVFIALYALTYGVYGERKISAFMQDRLGPMEVGKWGILQTLADILKLLQKEDIVPTSADKFLFVIGPGVLFVGSFLAFAVLPFGPAFIGANLNVGLFYAIGIVALEVVGILAAGWGSNNKWALYGAVRSVAQIVSYEIPAAIALLCGAMMAGTLDMQEINVLQSGPWGFAHFFLFQSPIAWLPFLIYFIASLAETNRAPFDIPEAESELVAGYFTEYSGMKFAVIFLAEYGSMFMVSAIIAIVFLGGWNSPLPNIGSLALNDLTTGPVWGAFWIIMKGFFFIFVQMWLRWTLPRLRVDQLMYLCWKVLTPFAFVSFVLTAIWMIYVP, from the coding sequence ATGAGCTTCAACGCATTACCGCAATCCAGCATGCCACTTCTTATGGGTAACAGCCTCAATGCCTGGTCGGACGCCCTTACGGGCTTCGCACCGATGGGCCTGCCTCTCGGTCTTCTTGTCATTGCCGCCATTCCGCTTGTCTTCATAGCCCTTTACGCCCTTACCTACGGCGTATACGGTGAACGGAAGATCTCGGCGTTCATGCAGGACCGGCTCGGTCCGATGGAGGTCGGAAAATGGGGCATCCTGCAGACCCTTGCCGACATCCTCAAACTCCTCCAGAAAGAGGACATCGTGCCGACTTCTGCCGACAAGTTCCTGTTCGTCATCGGCCCCGGCGTGCTTTTCGTCGGATCCTTCCTGGCCTTTGCCGTCCTGCCCTTCGGTCCCGCATTCATCGGCGCCAACCTGAACGTGGGACTTTTCTACGCCATCGGCATCGTCGCCCTCGAGGTCGTCGGAATACTCGCCGCAGGATGGGGCTCGAACAACAAGTGGGCGCTGTACGGCGCCGTGCGCAGCGTGGCGCAGATCGTCAGCTACGAAATCCCAGCAGCCATTGCCCTGCTCTGCGGTGCCATGATGGCCGGTACGCTCGACATGCAGGAGATCAACGTGCTCCAGTCCGGTCCCTGGGGGTTCGCTCACTTCTTCCTTTTCCAGAGCCCTATCGCATGGCTTCCGTTCCTCATCTACTTCATCGCTTCGCTGGCAGAGACCAACCGCGCACCGTTCGACATTCCCGAGGCTGAGTCGGAGCTCGTCGCCGGCTACTTCACCGAATATTCCGGCATGAAGTTCGCCGTCATCTTCCTTGCCGAGTACGGCAGCATGTTCATGGTGTCGGCCATCATCGCCATCGTCTTCCTCGGCGGCTGGAACTCGCCGCTTCCCAACATCGGGTCCCTCGCCCTCAACGACTTGACCACCGGGCCGGTCTGGGGAGCTTTCTGGATCATCATGAAAGGCTTTTTCTTCATCTTCGTGCAGATGTGGCTGCGCTGGACCCTTCCCCGTCTCAGGGTCGACCAGCTCATGTACCTCTGCTGGAAGGTGCTCACCCCGTTCGCATTCGTCAGCTTCGTTCTGACGGCGATCTGGATGATATACGTACCATGA
- a CDS encoding 4Fe-4S binding protein, with protein sequence MSEYFKNIATGATTIATGMGITLKHFFNAVKRKGDAGIDDVDYFGQVDGLVTLQYPREAVPTPSNGRYRLHNDIDDCIGCGQCVRACPVSCIEMETIKVMPEDLAACGKTSGGQQKKFWVPVFDIDTAKCMTCGICTTVCPTECLRHTPVADFSDFDRWNLVYHFGNLTRHEAEAKKRKVEEAQAKAQAEKERKAAEAAAAPAEPGETNP encoded by the coding sequence ATGAGCGAGTATTTCAAGAATATTGCAACCGGCGCCACCACCATCGCCACCGGCATGGGAATCACCCTGAAGCATTTCTTCAATGCCGTCAAGCGAAAGGGAGACGCCGGCATTGACGATGTGGACTACTTCGGCCAGGTTGACGGCCTGGTGACCCTGCAGTACCCCCGCGAAGCGGTCCCCACCCCGTCAAACGGACGCTACCGCCTCCATAACGACATCGACGACTGCATCGGCTGCGGCCAGTGCGTCAGGGCATGTCCTGTCAGCTGCATCGAGATGGAGACCATCAAGGTGATGCCGGAAGACCTCGCGGCCTGCGGCAAGACGTCCGGCGGGCAGCAGAAGAAGTTCTGGGTCCCCGTTTTCGACATCGACACGGCAAAATGCATGACCTGCGGCATCTGCACCACCGTCTGCCCGACGGAGTGCCTCCGCCATACTCCGGTAGCTGATTTTTCCGATTTCGACCGCTGGAACCTTGTCTATCATTTCGGCAACCTCACCCGCCACGAGGCCGAGGCCAAGAAGAGGAAGGTTGAGGAGGCGCAGGCGAAGGCCCAGGCAGAAAAAGAGCGGAAAGCCGCCGAAGCAGCAGCGGCCCCCGCTGAACCCGGCGAGACGAACCCTTAA
- a CDS encoding NADH-quinone oxidoreductase subunit J family protein codes for MTNPTYTAIFYLFAAITVLSAAFVVFSRNIIYSAFSLLFTFFGVAALYVFLSADFIAVTQVVVYVGGILVLLLFGVMFTNKVMTTDLKADVLNVVPGALLFLGTLAGLLYTFYTTNGWMPSETMLEGSVVERIGFETMSRFVLPFEMASILLLAALIGAAFLARYDAKGARGNSEQP; via the coding sequence ATGACGAACCCAACCTATACGGCCATCTTCTACCTCTTTGCCGCCATCACGGTGCTGTCCGCGGCGTTCGTGGTGTTTTCGCGCAACATCATCTATTCGGCGTTCTCGCTGCTCTTCACCTTTTTCGGTGTCGCGGCCCTCTATGTATTCCTCTCGGCAGACTTCATCGCCGTCACCCAGGTCGTGGTCTATGTCGGCGGCATCCTCGTCCTCCTGCTCTTCGGCGTGATGTTCACCAACAAGGTGATGACCACAGACCTGAAAGCCGACGTCCTGAACGTCGTGCCCGGTGCGCTGCTTTTTCTCGGCACCCTTGCCGGGCTGCTCTATACCTTCTACACCACCAACGGTTGGATGCCTTCGGAAACCATGCTCGAGGGCAGCGTGGTCGAGCGGATCGGCTTTGAAACCATGTCGCGCTTTGTCCTGCCGTTTGAAATGGCCTCCATCCTGCTGCTTGCCGCACTGATCGGAGCAGCCTTCCTCGCCCGCTATGATGCAAAGGGCGCCCGCGGCAACAGCGAACAGCCATAA
- the nuoK gene encoding NADH-quinone oxidoreductase subunit NuoK has translation MEQLAAIGINHFLTVSAILFALGLFAVMTRRNAIVILMGVELILNAANINFLAFSKWNGGMEGVMFSLFVIVLAAAEAAVALAIIINIYKIFNTVDVSSIDSMKE, from the coding sequence ATGGAACAGCTGGCAGCAATCGGAATCAACCATTTCCTGACCGTTTCGGCGATCCTTTTCGCCCTTGGTCTTTTTGCCGTGATGACGCGCCGCAACGCCATCGTCATCCTGATGGGCGTCGAGCTCATCCTGAACGCCGCAAACATCAATTTCCTGGCCTTTTCGAAGTGGAACGGCGGCATGGAAGGGGTGATGTTCAGCCTCTTTGTCATCGTGCTCGCAGCAGCCGAGGCGGCCGTGGCGCTTGCCATCATCATCAATATCTACAAGATCTTCAACACGGTCGATGTCTCATCCATCGACTCCATGAAAGAGTGA